One genomic segment of Brassica napus cultivar Da-Ae chromosome A3, Da-Ae, whole genome shotgun sequence includes these proteins:
- the LOC106376861 gene encoding non-specific lipid-transfer protein 12, with translation MMFPSKITTCILVLAVYTAAPSESTITCGTVTSTLARCIGYLTNSGSLPSDCCVGVKSLNQMAQTTPDRRQVCECLKSAAKDITGLNTDLVATLPTTCGVSVPYPIRFSTNCDTISTAV, from the exons atgatgttCCCTTCAAAGATCACCACATGCATCCTCGTCCTAGCCGTCTACACGGCAGCCCCATCAGAGTCAACCATAACGTGTGGGACAGTGACAAGCACACTGGCACGGTGTATAGGCTACTTGACCAACAGTGGTTCATTGCCATCAGACTGCTGCGTTGGAGTCAAATCATTGAACCAAATGGCTCAGACCACACCGGACCGCCGACAAGTCTGTGAGTGCCTAAAATCTGCGGCTAAGGATATCACTGGCCTCAACACCGACCTTGTGGCCACACTCCCTACAACTTGTGGTGTTTCAGTTCCCTACCCCATTCGTTTTAGCACCAATTGTGACAC TATATCGACTGCCGTGTGA